ATTTGATTCATGCCGAACTTTCCAATCAAACCTTGCACTTCCGAGAGATTACTCACTAATTTGAAGTTCGACATTACTGATGAATATTAGACACAGTTTTCTTCTATAAGATGATATGAAAACAAATTGGTTTTCAAAGACTTATAGAAGGGAGCGTGTATTTCATGAAATTATTCTATCTTATGGTAAACCTCATTTCATTAGTAGTAGATCTGGTATCACTGATTATTGAGCTTTTCAATCTGTTCAGTTAATAACAGAAAAGGCGGGAAGAGGAACACCCCGGTCCATGTGCCGCGTTGTGCAGCCGTGCGTTTCATTCGCGCCTTTTTCTATGCTCCTAATGTATCACGGAAAAATGGTCATGTGGGGTTCAACATGGTCTCAAAATATGTTCACCTTTGGCTCAAATTCGGTTCAAAAAAAGAGATGTGAATACATTTAGAACAACTAAAATCCAAACTTATCTTTTTTATGGAAGAATATTGCTTAAAATAGAAAAATAAGATAAATTTAAGTTAGACGTACACATACATATGACATCCATAAAATTTAAAGAAGAGGTGTTCTATTTGAATTTAGCAAAAAAAGTAACATTATTATCTTCTAGTTGTGTACTGGCATTAGCATTAGGGGGCGCAACAGGTGCACTGGCTGCACCAATTCAAGATTCTGGTCAGACTTCTACTGACCCAATAATCGTTCCCTACGTTAACTGGTCTGGTTCGGCCTACTTAACTACCAATGCTTATAGTAACGTCACATCATCCAACAACTTTTTTAATGATTCGCCTACTGTGACAAATGATGCAAACAGTCCAGGAACTATTACCGTTAGGATTGTAAACTCATCTGGCGAACAAGTAGGAAGCACTAAAACAATTTCTGCTGGGAAATCTGCAAATTTGGATTCAATACCTTGGAATAGCGGAACGTATACCCTTCAAGCAAAAGGAAGCAAAGCAGGGTATTATAATATTTCAATTGATTAAGGAGCTGGAATAAGTATGGTTAAGAGTAAACTAAAGAAAGTTAGTATGTGGGGTGCGATTTTAGTTACGTTAACCATTATTTTTGTTTGTTCTTATCAAGTCTATCAAAACGTCGATACCGTTCATAATTACTTCTCTCCTAAAACCAGTTCAGTTCTCGCTATCGATGCAGAATCTGATGAATGGAACAGTGTTAAATTTGCTGGAAAAGATTCTGTAAAATTCGATAGTGTTTTCTGGGATAAGACAATCATTAATGATGCAAATAGTGCAGGTAACGTGCTATTGAGAGTTAAAGATGAAAAAGGAAATATTGTAATTGACGAATTTCAGGTATCTCCTGGAACAAGCAAGGACTTAAAAGATCTTAGCAAAGATCAACAATATTTCTTTGAGGTCAAAGCCCAACAGGGACAATTCATTATTAATGCAATCTAAAAAAAAGAGGACTCAGGAAAAGTCTGAGTCCTCTTTTTGTTTTAGGCTTCAAAATTCTGCATCGTCTTGTTCAAAAAAGCCGATAAGCTTCAACGTATTTGCAACACTCTCCAGTCCCTCATCGATTTTGCGCTTGATAGTGCTGTCACTGAGTGCGCGCCGGAAGAAGAGTATCGTTTCCTTGCGTGAATAACCTTGAATGTATCTGTAATCAACGGCTTTACGGGCTTCTTCGTCTTTGATTAGCCGTTGCGCCCTTTCCAACTGGTGTGTATAGAAGTCATATCTTTTGTACACCCAGCGCTGTTTCTCTATAAGAATCGTGGCGTTAGCCGTTTTGTCGGCATGCAGGTCTGTTTGATCGATGCGACGAGCTGCTTCGCCATCGATACCTACCTGTTGCAAATCCTGCTCGAATTGTTCAAAGTCTCTCATTAAGGAAACCATATCTGTATATTTATCGAGCAGGAACTTTGTCCGTTGGATTTCCTGTTTAGATGCTTTTGCAAAGAGTTCCCCTTGTCCCCATGCCATCGCCATTCCCCTCATTCCCCTTTATCCTGTGATATACTAATAAGAGGAATGAGGAAATATTGACCATCCTATCCCCCGCCTGGCCGCCAAGCTCGCGGGGGATATTTTTTATTCCGGAATGACCTTACTGCAAAACTGATCCCACTCCGCTTCACAGTCTTCAGCACTCCATCCACTTACCAAGTCCTCCGGATAACCGTATTTCAATAACAATGCTCTATGATCTCTTTGCAAACCTACCATTCACCTCCACGTTTGTAGTACCTGCTGTTGCCATTATGCTGTTGTGGAGCAGTAACCGCCTTTTGCAGCTTGTCAGGCCGTTTAGGTGGATGCTCAGCCCCAATTGCCTTCAAGTGATTTGCTATCTGTTCAGGTGTCCACACTACCGTTTTCACTTTGCGATAATCGATCATCAGCAGATCCTCCCCGATTGAATGCCTTCCTGTAGATCCGAAAGCAAGTTATAGACGTTGGCATCAAGTGTTTTCTCAATGCCTTGATCTTGAATCCATCTCATGATACCCGCTTGAGTTACGACCTTTGGCCGTTTGCCCTTCCTTGTCAGTGCCAGGGTGCGAACGCCACCTGCTGTATGTGTAAGATATCCCTTACGAATGAGTGTGTTAATGTGTGAATGAATAGTAGAAGATGACGACAACATCAGTGCTTCAGCAGTCTCCCTGATCGTAGGAGCATAACCGTTGTCTTCAATGAATAGTCGAATATAGTCATAGACTTCCTTCTGCCGACGGCTGAGGGTCTTCTCTAATGTCGCTTTCGTTGTCACTGTGCTTCCTCTCCTTGTCTTTTGAACTTCGTACCCATGTGAATCCTCGGTACCGATCTTCGATCAGATATGACTTACCCTGTGGCACAAAATTACTCGGCTCTATCCGCAACTTACCAAAACCCGTTTCAACTGATCCTTGTTTCACCAGTTCCGTACCTGCAGCACACACCATTTTGATCTGATCGATGCGGCAGCCCTCTTCAATCAACGGTGCAAGCTTATGATCGATTAACTGAATCACCTTTGGTGAGATGACCATGTAAACAGCTCCTTTATCCTGTCATTAATTTAAGGCGGTCCCCTTATTGCCAGCCGTACAGGTGGTCCACCGTAATGAATGATTGCTGTAATCTCGTCCTTAACTGGCGCAAACCAAACTAGCTCTCGAATAGGAAATCGATATTTGAATTGAATCTATTTGTAAAAAAATACGTATTAGATAATGAGGTGATAATATGAAAATAAAGACAATATGGAAGTGGACTAAGATTAGTTGGGGATTACTGTACATAGGCTTTGTTGTAGTGTTTGTGATATTCCTAGGTTTTTTTATGGCTGGAATGCTTAAAGATCAAAAAGCATTAATTGATACCGCCGCAATGAGTACAATCACTTTGTTACTTGCTCTGGTTTCACTACCAAATTTATTAGTTCAGTTGCTCTCACTTCTCGAAATTAATCAGAAGAAGACTTTTACCGCTACTAAGAAGTGCCCCAACTGCAGACATACTATTGACTTGAAGATCACTGAAGATTAGAGATTTAGTACATACGTTCTGATTAATGCGTGCAGCTGGTCACCCCGGCCAACAATCGACCGGGGGATGCTGCTATATGAATGATGCTTAGACTGCTACGCCATCCTGCATCATCTTGGCTACTCTTTTTTTGTAGGCGTTGAACTTGGAGCTGATCTGTGAACTCGGGATGTTCATTTCTTTTGAGATCTCCAACCATGTCTTTCCCTCTACCTTCCGTTGCTGAAGGAGTGCAGGGAAATCAGCAGGACCATCAGCGAACTTGATATCATCAAAAATCGGCCGTTGATTAAGAATGAACATCTCAAGTTCTTCCTTACCGATCTCGGCAGGTGGATTGGCTTTATCACCTGCAGGCGGATCTTCTTGTGTTACGTGTTGGGGATCGCTTGGCGGCTGGTCACCTTCTGAATCACCAGAACTAAAGTCCATTTCCTTTGATCCGGACTGATCACTCCCGCCATCGTTAATCCTGGAAGGAGTGCCGTCATCGTCGCCGTATGGATCTTTCGGATCCTTACCCGAATCATCGTCGCCTGTTGGAGGAACAGTTGGCTGGCCGTCACCATCATCCGTTTCTTGACCGTCTCCACTTGGTTGTTCTTGATCAGTTGGCGGCTCAGTTGGTCCAAATAACTGAGCTTGATTCTCGTCCTGCTCAGGTTCAGAACCCGGCTTTTCGATCTGTGTCACTACACCGGATGAATCAGTTGTTACGCGGCGCCCACCGTTCCAAGTGTTGTACATTGGGTCACTCTCTTGGTCCTCAAAGTCGAAAGCAGCCTGCGGATCTCCAAGATGAACCATAACGTCTTGTCCTTGGCTGTTGCTCAAGAATTCCAAGAAGGGAACAGCCGATTTCAAAGGAATAAGCAGTTTCACCTCAACATCAGAACCGATTTTGATCCCCTTTGCTACCTCTGCTGTAAATTTCGCGAATTCGATTGTCATGATTATGCAACTCCTTTGATATGTTTTTGGTCGTACGCCCAGCACAATGCCAAAGCGTCGGAAGGGTCAAACAGCCGCTGCTGTATATCACCTATTTTGTATTTGCCTTTTGGATCATTTCGCTTGTACAAGACCGGAACTGCAATCTTGTCGTAATCCAGATCAAACAACATTTGCATTTCCGTTGCCACTGTCTCTTTATCCGCATTCCCTTTACCAGTGAAGGATTTCAGTTCTGACGGCCGTATCTCTGCAATTTGAACGCGATTATGGAGTGCAGCCAATGTAACCATGGAATACGCACCAACCAAAGCGATTACGCTATTCGCATTTTTAAAATGTACGGGGCGTTCCAAAATGACGACATCAGGTTTGTGTGATCGAATCATGTCGTAGTTGTCCTGGTAAATGGCGTTCAAGACCTTGGGCATCTGTATTTTGGAATAGTCCATTAAACCGAAATCGATTGGTTTACCCTTCGTCATAGTTGCCCATCCCGCATAATTGGTCCCGTGATCAATGCCCATAATCTTCATCGTCTGGCACGCTTCCTTTCCTTCCTTCGTTGCTTCGCTGGCAGCATGTCCCGCTTAATGACAAATACCTCGGCCAGTTTATGGCCATCGTCACCGCGAACAACGTAACTCAAATGTGTCTGATGGTGCGGATCAATCAGCTTTCGCATGCTGCACCTCCAGTTCCGACAATTGCATCAAACTCAGCGATCCCTTCACGGAGCTCAGTTTGATCAATTCCCGCAAATTCCGTCTGCAGCTCGTCCCGATCAGGGACTTCTCCCGTCCTTAGAAAACGGTGCTTCATGTACTCATAGACACTCCATCTCGACAAAGGACTGCCCATCATGCTCCCCGCCGAATAGTTCTTGGCTTACCTGAGAAGCGATGAACAATGACCATTTGGTCTGGCAAATCCCTTTCAACCAGCCAGTTCTCCGCATTCAAGCCATTAGCCTTAATCTCAATCTTTTGCCGCTTTGTCGGCCGCTTCCCTTGCTTCATGTCCGTTTCCTCCTTACGCCCACTGGCGTTGTTCAATATTTTGGGGCTGTTGTGGCGGTTTTGGCCCGAATGAATCGTTATGAGTGCGTTGATAATTAACGAATTTATTGAATTGCTTCAGGAAGACCAGTTCGACGGTACCCACGGGACCATTACGTTGCTTACCGATGATGATCTCGATGATGTTCTTCTTCTCCGATTCCTGGTTGTAGTAGTCGTCCCGGTACAAGAACGATACGATATCTGCATCTTGCTCGATGGAACCCGATTCACGAAGATCACTCATCATTGGCCGTTTGTCCTGGCGTTGCTCGACCGCTCGGCTGAGCTGGGACAATGCGATAACTGGAACGTCCAGTTCGCGGGCTAAGTGCTTCAATGTCCGACTGATGTAGGAAACTTCTTGCTGCCGATTCTCACCCGATTTACCTTTTCCTCCAGCAACTTCGATAAGCTGCAGGTAATCGATCAGGATAAGTGCCAGCCCTTTCTCCTTCTTGAGCCTCCGACACTTGGAACAAATGTCCTGAATAGTGATCCCAGCTGAATCGTCCACGTAGATATTGGTTTCTCCAAGGATACCGACTGCTTCGGCCATCTTTATCCAATCATCGTTTTGCATGTCACCCATACGAATCGCGCTAGCATCGATATTCCCTTCAGAACTGACCATCCGCTGCGCAAATTGCCCTGCGGACATCTCCAAGCTGAACACTGCTACCGCATCTTTTGTATCTTTGGCGACGTTTTGAGCAATGTTCAATGCAAACGCTGTCTTACCTACGGAGGGACGAGCTGCCACAATAATCAAATCGCTCCGCTGAAGACCGCCAGTTATACTGTCCAAGTCAATGAATCCTGTGTGTAAACCATTGACGATGCCGTGCTTCACGTTGTATGCACGAGTCTCCACGTCATCGACAAGTTGCATCATGATATCTTTGATTGGCTTAAAGTCCTCTTTCGGAGCAGCCCGATCAGCAATCTTGGCTTGCGCTGCTGAAGCACTGGCAAGTAGCTGCGGAACTTTGGTACCGGCCATCGCCTGTTCTATCTGCAACATGCTCGTCCGGATGAAATCGCGTCGTATAGCCGCATCCTGCAACTGGTGAATGTACATGTCGTAATGCGTAACATTGGCTTGCTTCGGAACAGAACCCGCTAGTTCAGAAAGATAGACTACCCCACCAACATCTTCTAACTCGTTCTTCTCCTTCAACCGTCCCATAACCGTAATCAGATCTACAGGGTTATGATTCTCTACCAGCTCTACAAAAGCTTGATATATCAAACGATGCTTTGCGCTGAAGAAAGTGTCCAAATCCAGTCTTGTTACAATTTCTTCTGCCATTTCAATATCAATCAAAGCCCCGCCTAATACTGCTTGTTCAATTTCAAGGCTATGAGGTAAATCAGGTGTTCCGAAGCTTTGCAAGTAAATCATCCTTCCATCCAGACGGCGGTAGTGTCGACTTCTTCCGTCTTGCCTCTCGTTGATCCAGGTAAGTCCTGGTTGCTTCCAGCTCACGTTCACGCGCTGATTGATCAGCGGCAAACCCCCGTATCTCAGAGATTTTGGGGTAGAAACTGCTTATCTCGATGTGCCTTTCAACGTTTTGTACAGCCGTTTCAAAAGGGAAATCTTTCAGCGCCTTGAGATGGCGATCCACGTTCTCGTCACTGTCATCAAAATTCGGATATTCATCGGTTATCACAACGAACAACCTAAGGACATCAGCTCTTTCCACGGGCTTCCTCCTCTCTCAGTCTTTGCTTGAGACTCTCTCTCTTTTGTTGTTGACGGTTTAGCCTGCGCGGCTGAGCGGCTGCTGTCGCTTGTGTGTTTGGAACCAAAACAGGTTTAAATGGCTGCTGTTCCGATCCTTGATGAATTTTCCAAGCTTGTTCAATACCCTCGACGTAATACAAAAAGCTCTTAGGCA
The nucleotide sequence above comes from Paenibacillus sp. W2I17. Encoded proteins:
- a CDS encoding T9SS type A sorting domain-containing protein, whose protein sequence is MNLAKKVTLLSSSCVLALALGGATGALAAPIQDSGQTSTDPIIVPYVNWSGSAYLTTNAYSNVTSSNNFFNDSPTVTNDANSPGTITVRIVNSSGEQVGSTKTISAGKSANLDSIPWNSGTYTLQAKGSKAGYYNISID
- a CDS encoding crossover junction endodeoxyribonuclease RuvC: MKIMGIDHGTNYAGWATMTKGKPIDFGLMDYSKIQMPKVLNAIYQDNYDMIRSHKPDVVILERPVHFKNANSVIALVGAYSMVTLAALHNRVQIAEIRPSELKSFTGKGNADKETVATEMQMLFDLDYDKIAVPVLYKRNDPKGKYKIGDIQQRLFDPSDALALCWAYDQKHIKGVA
- the dnaB gene encoding replicative DNA helicase, whose translation is MIYLQSFGTPDLPHSLEIEQAVLGGALIDIEMAEEIVTRLDLDTFFSAKHRLIYQAFVELVENHNPVDLITVMGRLKEKNELEDVGGVVYLSELAGSVPKQANVTHYDMYIHQLQDAAIRRDFIRTSMLQIEQAMAGTKVPQLLASASAAQAKIADRAAPKEDFKPIKDIMMQLVDDVETRAYNVKHGIVNGLHTGFIDLDSITGGLQRSDLIIVAARPSVGKTAFALNIAQNVAKDTKDAVAVFSLEMSAGQFAQRMVSSEGNIDASAIRMGDMQNDDWIKMAEAVGILGETNIYVDDSAGITIQDICSKCRRLKKEKGLALILIDYLQLIEVAGGKGKSGENRQQEVSYISRTLKHLARELDVPVIALSQLSRAVEQRQDKRPMMSDLRESGSIEQDADIVSFLYRDDYYNQESEKKNIIEIIIGKQRNGPVGTVELVFLKQFNKFVNYQRTHNDSFGPKPPQQPQNIEQRQWA